In Yarrowia lipolytica chromosome 1F, complete sequence, a genomic segment contains:
- a CDS encoding uncharacterized protein (Compare to YALI0F00308g, some similarities with uniprot|O40947 Kaposi s sarcoma- associated herpesvirus ORF 73) produces MTRKPPPMLMWATINNASRISPAPENRQEAEELQTEIRPLTRRNPRRRSRPGVRALRPQATAPPEVPHTSLEDPPVASSSRARSTASDNRPLPDAAISAIAASVSRTIEAARAASLSAPSSREPSPAVEHSNKRKLPDSISTGRKRQKRDEPSPSDKSDDDGPGEPSIDRPVADEDPSANNSEEEYYDATDVSDEFDALVAAAETAVRTAAEVSSPDNEQETVSDVAESSGDEENSAKEGDSGAEESTDGVVGPDGDLTDNDNQRVPEEFLVASGNEVPSDVGEEEAEEEIEEEDVEEEIEEDAVEEIEEEDDVSGCRKDTYKGKEVFDVGSHVIPEPDIKCPSNNGRQTYVISCVVQTGNNCDNEQYVNVLVTNRTTFVQLIKVLHDFTGKDVRRLNKSYINDVWNDKKVLHSHMEKLTLWSQGIREYRSGLGCNFECGENDLRGN; encoded by the coding sequence ATGACTCGCAAGCCACCCCCAATGCTTATGTGGGCCACCATCAATAACGCCAGCCGTATCTCACCCGCTCCCGAAAAtcgacaagaagcagaagaactTCAAACGGAGATCCGCCCCCTTACCCGACGCAACCCTCGTCGACGTTCCCGTCCTGGAGTCCGTGCACTCCGACCTCAAGCCACAGCGCCGCCAGAAGTACCACACACGTCTCTTGAAGACCCCCCTGTTGCGTCTTCTTCCCGAGCCCGAAGCACCGCTTCTGATAACCGACCGCTCCCCGATGCAGCAATTTCTGCTATCGCAGCCAGTGTTAGTCGTACCATTGAAGCGGCGCGAGCAGCCTCTCTTTCCGCCCCTTCTTCACGAGAGCCTTCCCCCGCCGTTGAACATTCCAACAAGCGCAAGCTACCGGACTCAATCAGCACAGGTAGAAAGCGTCAAAAAAGAGAcgagccttctccttccgACAAGAGCGACGATGATGGCCCGGGAGAGCCTAGCATCGACAGGCCTGTCGCTGACGAGGATCCTTCCGCCAATAATTCCGAGGAGGAATATTATGATGCCACTGATGTATCTGATGAGTTTGATGCTCTTGTCGCCGCGGCAGAGACTGCTGTTCGCACTGCTGCTGAAGTTTCCTCCCCGGATAATGAGCAAGAGACAGTCTCCGATGTGGCCGAAAGCTCTGGCGATGAGGAAAACTCTGCTAAAGAGGGTGACTCTGGTGCAGAGGAAAGCACTGACGGGGTGGTTGGCCCTGATGGAGACTTGACCGATAATGACAACCAGAGAGTTCCTGAGGAATTTTTGGTTGCTTCTGGAAACGAGGTACCTAGTGACGTCggagaggaagaggccgAGGAAGAGATCGAGGAAGAGGATGTCGAGGAAGAGATCGAGGAAGACGCCGTGGAAGAGATcgaggaagaggacgaTGTGAGCGGATGCCGAAAGGACACATACAAAGGAAAGGAGGTTTTCGATGTGGGCAGCCATGTTATCCCTGAGCCTGACATTAAGTGTCCTTCCAACAATGGAAGGCAAACATACGTAATCAGTTGTGTTGTGCAAACTGGTAACAATTGCGACAATGAACAATATGTCAACGTACTAGTTACTAACAGAACCACTTTTGTTCAACTGATCAAAGTGTTACATGACTTCACAGGAAAAGATGTCCGGCGTCTCAATAAGAGCTACATCAATGACGTGTGGAACGATAAGAAGGTGCTCCACAGTCATATGGAGAAGTTGACCCTTTGGAGCCAAGGAATCAGAGAGTACCGAAGTGGCCTAGGATGCAATTTCGAATGTGGCGAGAACGACCTCAGAGGAAACTAG
- a CDS encoding uncharacterized protein (Compare to YALI0F00330g, some similarities with uniprot|P08640 Saccharomyces cerevisiae YIR019c STA1 extracellular alpha-1 4-glucan glucosidase), which translates to MPPRRKQSAMMRKVTGALRSGKTFSSRHRSGPYVTQPSSKTKSASPKSASQEPDPVASSSKDPATPVKKRASPRKIALPSSLPTGFVDESLQKRMDEISVKNKGVSASTELFSQERVPVASPSKIPAPPIKKRATPRKIALPSSLPTGFVDESLQKRMDEISVKNKGVSASTELFSQERVPVASPSKIPAPPMKKRATPRMIALPSSLPTGFVDESLQKRMDEISVKNKGAIASPKSASQEPDPVASSSKDPATPVKKRATPRQIVLSSSFPRLLASGHADEVKQKRMDMLTADARRLTSASPAPEQSLSESPHTLPVSEAPTASKRHQSDDDAPEPSPKRPKVCASGKDPEEERVDNQAPDSLGSVLDEDHASRSLGGTTTGTAANISTQSTVDSLLEVSSQPPDEEEGQISDEEMNTTESIERHTPLSDDDSDIVYSREGARALHQDTDEEEEEEEGEKEKEKENEDEENGREEEEDHGELDIAFSCVHPLDRSDSYYPISLHVEGQEFLDVLISKGTTYMKLIERLGERFPGVELRSMHIFFYNDLEDTHERAGAYQRNATLHSSGIHAYRAPVGTNSCTNVWLHSQTNGG; encoded by the coding sequence ATGCCCCCGCGAAGGAAACAGTCTGCAATGATGAGAAAAGTCACCGGTGCTCTAAGATCCGGCAAGACTTTCAGTTCCAGACACAGGTCTGGACCATACGTTACCCAACCCTCGTCTAAGACAAAGTCGGCTTCACCCAAGTCGGCttctcaagaacctgaTCCTGTCGCTTCTTCCTCCAAGGACCCAGCTACTCCTGTGAAAAAGCGTGCCTCCCCAAGAAAGATTGCCCTCCCTTCATCTCTTCCCACTGGGTTCGTCGATGAAAGTCTACAGAAGCGGATGGACGAGATATCTGTTAAAAACAAAGGTGTCTCTGCTTCGACTGAGTTGTTTTCTCAAGAACGTGTGCCTGTCGCTTCTCCCTCCAAGATCCCAGCTCCTCCTATCAAAAAGCGTGCCACCCCAAGAAAGATTGCCCTCCCTTCATCTCTTCCCACTGGGTTCGTCGATGAAAGTCTACAGAAGCGGATGGACGAGATATCTGTTAAAAACAAAGGTGTCTCTGCTTCGACTGAGTTGTTTTCTCAAGAACGTGTGCCTGTCGCTTCTCCCTCCAAGATCCCAGCTCCTCCTATGAAAAAGCGTGCCACCCCAAGAATGATTGCCCTCCCTTCATCTCTTCCCACTGGGTTCGTCGATGAAAGTCTACAGAAGCGGATGGACGAGATATCTGTTAAAAACAAAGGTGCCATTGCTTCACCCAAGTCGGCttctcaagaacctgaTCCTGTCGCTTCTTCCTCCAAGGACCCAGCTACTCCTGTGAAAAAGCGTGCCACCCCAAGACAGATTGTGCTTTCTTCGTCTTTTCCTCGACTACTTGCCTCTGGGCACGCTGATGAAGTGAAGCAGAAGCGGATGGATATGTTGACAGCAGATGCTCGCCGTCTCACTTCCGCTTCTCCTGCGCCCGAGCAGTCTCTCAGCGAGAGTCCACACACCCTTCCAGTGTCTGAAGCCCCAACCGCCAGCAAACGACATCAATCCGATGATGACGCCCCTGAGCCATCTCCTAAGCGTCCAAAAGTTTGTGCCTCTGGCAAAGACCCCGAAGAGGAGAGAGTGGACAACCAGGCTCCCGACTCTCTCGGTTCTGTCCTGGACGAGGACCATGCTTCTCGAAGTCTAGGAGGAACTACCACCGGAACGGCTGCAAATATTTCTACTCAGTCCACTGTTGATTCGCTGCTTGAAGTTTCTTCCCAACCTCCTGATGAGGAAGAGGGGCAAATCAGTGATGAGGAGATGAATACTACAGAATCCATTGAACGTCACACTCCGCTGTCCGATGATGATTCAGACATTGTTTATTCTAGGGAGGGAGCCCGAGCTCTCCACCAAGACACtgacgaagaggaggaggaggaggagggagaaaaggagaaagagaaagagaacGAAGACGAAGAGAACGGAagggaggaagaggaggatcACGGTGAACTAGATATTGCCTTTTCTTGTGTTCATCCCTTAGACAGAAGTGATTCTTACTACCCTATCAGTTTGCACGTGGAAGGGCAAGAGTTCTTGGATGTCCTGATCTCAAAGGGAACCACTTACATGAAATTGATCGAGAGGTTGGGTGAGAGGTTTCCTGGTGTAGAACTGAGAAGTATGCACATTTTTTTCTACAATGATCTAGAGGACACACACGAAAGAGCCGGTGCCTATCAGAGAAACGCGACCTTGCATTCTTCGGGGATTCACGCTTACCGAGCCCCTGTTGGCACCAACTCTTGTACCAACGTTTGGCTTCATTCTCAGACGAATGGCGGTTAA
- a CDS encoding uncharacterized protein (Compare to YALI0F00374g, similar to uniprot|P02309 Saccharomyces cerevisiae YNL030w HHF2 histone H4 and similar to uniprot|P02309 Saccharomyces cerevisiae YBR009c HHF1 histone H4) produces the protein MAGGRGLRKGINKPTIRRLARRGGVKRISSNIDPDSRDIVKDVIKQVLGDALFYTHHARRNTVTGVDVVHALKRQGRPLYGFDA, from the coding sequence ATGGCTGGCGGAAGAGGTCTCAGAAAGGGCATCAACAAGCCCACAATCCGTCGTCTTGCCCGACGAGGAGGCGTCAAGAGAATCTCCTCAAACATCGATCCGGACAGCCGAGACATTGTGAAGGATGTCATCAAGCAAGTGCTTGGAGACGCCCTTTTCTACACTCATCACGCCCGTCGAAATACCGTCACTGGTGTTGATGTGGTGCATGCCCTCAAGCGACAGGGCAGACCCCTCTATGGCTTTGATGCTTAG
- a CDS encoding uncharacterized protein (Compare to YALI0F00418g, similar to uniprot|Q09834 Schizosaccharomyces pombe SPAC4G8.08 Putative mitochondrial carrier) produces the protein MSDSVLLTVCLRASFLAGAVGSKIVFHPLDTIRTLQQTSTNFNYILPLHRYWRGLGASVALTTPAFTTYMVSYRQCKRFLTPYIGDDSMANYVISGAVAELASSFIWTPMEVIKGRMQISSKNISTLQIIKRIYATEGLRGFFRGYVMGIVVFLPHSVVWWVTYEKTKAWMEKRGELGLKEYAVSSAAATCTASVASNFLDVVKTRQQLAVSDEIRGMRPDDQKSVFQVGKNLIKEVGLGRALFKGLHIRLLHSLPSSVLSMIIVETLNPDTKKSREKHHGEQRQSFEAADV, from the exons ATGTCAGATTCTGTGCTTCTGACTGTGTGCTTACGGGCCTCCTtttt GGCCGGAGCAGTAGGCTCGAAAATCGTGTTCCACCCCCTGGACACAATTCGAACCCTCCAACAAACATCCACCAACTTCAACTACATTCTCCCGTTACACCGCTACTGGCGTGGCCTGGGCGCATCGGTGGCCCTTACAACCCCGGCGTTCACCACATACATGGTGTCTTACCGCCAATGTAAACGGTTTCTCACGCCGTATATAGGCGACGACTCCATGGCCAACTACGTCATCAGTGGCGCGGTCGCGGAACTGGCGTCGTCCTTCATCTGGACGCCCATGGAGGTGATCAAGGGCCGAATGCAGATTTCGTCGAAAAACATCAGCACGTTGCAAATCATCAAGCGTATCTACGCGACCGAGGGTCTGCGAGGCTTTTTCCGAGGCTACGTGATGGGCATTGTGGTGTTTCTGCCGCACTCGGTGGTCTGGTGGGTCACATATGAAAAGACCAAGGCGTGGATGGAGAAGCGAGGCGAGCTGGGGCTCAAGGAGTACGCTGTGAGCTCGGCGGCCGCCACATGTACTGCATCGGTGGCGTCCAACTTTCTGGACGTGGTCAAGACCCGGCAACAGCTGGCGGTGTCGGACGAGATTCGAGGCATGCGTCCGGACGACCAGAAAAGCGTGTTTCAGGTGGGCAAGAATctgatcaaggaggtgggCCTGGGCCGGGCGTTGTTCAAGGGCCTGCATATCCGGTTGCTTCACTCGCTGCCGTCCTCGGTGCTCAGCATGATCATTGTGGAGACGCTGAATCCTGACACCAAAAAGTCGAGGGAAAAGCACCATGGTGAGCAGAGACAATCTTTCGAAGCTGCTGATGTGTAG
- a CDS encoding uncharacterized protein (Compare to YALI0F00352g, no similarity): MASLGHYRTNVQYNVVQQSPYDPQHQITIIIMPPTATNSMPPITITSTPSIATIISQRAEKCLDLPTPYGQVSYLSRFSIWYHSISTSYPLVTSKQYNDQLKDGHLIVQRNVSTNERTLKIAKEHVPWIVFAVHVLLDYTTSVSIISEHLIRLKVPDITVEMVKQILPWCIRSMDGSETKWAELCKPRKQLHYDEMMSLWKKIHKHHVSHKSLNPSANKAGLVFFGLYREEQGNSYLIYFIDHTTQATVSLSAFQPMRPNDVRDKLQRALKAFMKTYGQPKAFLFMNPCWGETKWLATELQMAIANLHPFDPIVSIYKTEKEDEVPVKIAEAFRNISCHLFSEYRTRRHVAQKRRPYQTPLLKVDLPKDAHHSETIKSFLPHNMMLPARHTARFCVQHPPLDTTFTTCSSSNVTLFRMKFPGQTVKIPPDNLHDHLSSLSFPDPRSDSYVQAHPPLVDMGAVDLAVISQLVEESLTFSLASHQLPDYSGDLKLDAISQRIIDYLAQKHMKVVNRYAKVLQDGKSLPENVEPAPPRGTKRVSTETPGTCVKRVKIGGDSGKTEDTIKGSESGRVRYKNDPGQGKSPAPIQKKTKRRGIKRVRFVDDSDTDESPPSPSKTTLDPEGRWAAMSASFKSWFDGFSW, encoded by the coding sequence ATGGCCTCATTAGGTCATTATAGGACcaatgtacagtataatGTTGTACAACAGTCGCCATATGATCCACAGCATCAAATCACCATAATAATCATGCCCCCTACTGCCACCAACTCCATGCCTCCAATTACGATAACTTCCACGCCATCAATCGCCACCATCATATCTCAGAGAGCTGAGAAATGTCTCGATTTGCCTACTCCCTATGGACAAGTTTCCTACTTGAGTCGCTTTTCAATCTGGTACCATTCCATCTCGACGTCTTATCCTCTAGTCACAAGCAAGCAGTACAACGATCAACTGAAAGATGGACATCTCATTGTTCAACGAAACGTGTCTACAAATGAAAGAACCCTTAAGATTGCCAAGGAACATGTTCCGTGGATCGTGTTTGCCGTCCACGTTCTGCTGGACTATACCACTTCTGTCAGTATCATTTCGGAGCACCTGATTCGTCTCAAAGTACCCGACATCACCGTCGAAATGGTTAAACAGATTCTCCCTTGGTGTATTCGCAGCATGGATGGCTCGGAAACAAAATGGGCCGAGCTCTGCAAACCGAGAAAACAGCTCCACTACGACGAAATGATGAGTCTTTGGAAGAAGATCCACAAGCACCACGTGTCCCACAAGTCGCTAAATCCGAGTGCCAACAAAGCTGGATTGGTCTTCTTTGGTCTCTACAGAGAAGAACAGGGAAACTCTTACCTCATCTACTTTATCGACCACACCACTCAAGCTACCGTTTCTCTTTCTGCCTTCCAACCCATGCGCCCAAACGACGTTAGAGACAAGCTACAGAGAGCTCTTAAGGCTTTCATGAAGACTTATGGTCAACCCAAAGCCTTTCTGTTCATGAACCCCTGTTGGGGAGAAACCAAGTGGCTTGCCACAGAGCTCCAGATGGCAATTGCCAATCTTCATCCTTTTGATCCGATTGTTTCCATTTACAAGACAGAAAAAGAGGATGAAGTGCCTGTCAAAATCGCGGAAGCCTTCCGCAACATTTCTTGTCATTTGTTTTCAGAATACCGGACCAGACGACATGTGGCACAGAAACGACGACCATACCAAACTCCTCTTTTGAAAGTGGATCTTCCCAAAGACGCTCACCATAGCGAGACTATCAAGTCCTTCTTGCCTCATAATATGATGCTTCCAGCCAGACATACCGCTCGGTTCTGTGTCCAACATCCTCCTTTGGATACGACATTCACAACGTGCTCATCCAGCAACGTTACATTGTTCCGAATGAAATTCCCCGGACAAACAGTCAAGATCCCACCTGACAACCTCCACGACCATCTTTCAAGCCTGTCCTTTCCTGACCCTCGATCCGATTCTTATGTCCAGGCACATCCTCCACTTGTTGACATGGGTGCCGTGGATCTGGCTGTCATCTCTCAGCTGGTTGAAGAGTCGCTGACCTTCAGTCTGGCATCACATCAGCTCCCTGATTACAGTGGTGATCTGAAATTGGATGCCATCAGTCAACGCATTATCGACTACCTAGCACAGAAGCATATGAAAGTTGTCAATCGCTATGCGAAAGTGCTCCAAGATGGAAAGTCTCTGCCCGAAAATGTTGAGccggctcctcctcgaggtACCAAGCGTGTTTCAACCGAGACTCCCGGCACTTGTGTCAAGAGAGTGAAGATTGGGGGTGATTCTGGTAAGACTGAAGATACGATCAAAGGCTCAGAGTCGGGCCGAGTGAGGTACAAGAATGACCCTGGTCAAGGGAAGTCTCCAGCACCTATACAAAAGAAGACTAAAAGACGAGGAATAAAAAGAGTCCGATTTGTGGACGACTCTGATACGGATGAGTCTCCCCCATCTCCCTCCAAGACCACCCTAGATCCGGAAGGAAGGTGGGCGGCAATGTCAGCTTCTTTCAAGAGTTGGTTTGATGGGTTCAGTTGGTGA
- a CDS encoding uncharacterized protein (Compare to YALI0F00396g, similar to uniprot|Q10740 Saccharomyces cerevisiae YNL045w, similar to Saccharomyces cerevisiae YNL045W; ancestral locus Anc_2.268), translating into MFSLRALSGVVTRSLVRAPHRRTMSHAARLLPHRVPQKKGPERDPSTLSNYEHFKPTNTTVCLKVDWTDQKLAGSVTYDLTVENSPKNLVLDTSYLDIQEVQVNGHKADFSIGERHNIFGSPLTITLPPNSGDKLQVKIAYSTTPSCTALQWLTPEQTAGKKAPYFFSQCQAIHARSVMPAFDTPSVKSTFDIEIESDHPVVASGLPIKSSNDTGKFVFRQKVPIPAYLFALAGGDLDSAPIGPRSDVYSEPCDLHKCQYEFEADTEKFINAAENIVFPYEWEKYDVLVLPPSFPYGGMENPNITFATPTLVSGDRQNVDVIAHELAHSWSGNLVTNCSWEHFWLNEGWTVYLERRIVGALEGEQQRHFSAIIGWNALEESVKLMSRDPVQESYTQLVVDLKPNGGADPDDAFSSVPYEKGSTFLFFLETEIGQAKFDPFVKHYFKHFRYKSLDTYQFIDCLFDFYANDKEVTDKLNAIDWEKTLFAPGLPNKPKFDTTLADECYSLASRWKDASDASAFSAKDIASFNSSQMVVFLITLSEYEGKDGFSWANKKELISNMGDIYSLANSSNPEVIAKWYSIAILAKVESEYPKLADWLATVGRMKFVRPGYRALNSVDPKLAKETFEKNKDFYHPICRDMVSKDLQ; encoded by the coding sequence ATGTTCAGTCTACGAGCACTTAGCGGCGTTGTAACCCGGTCCCTTGTACGCGCACCACATCGACGAACCATGTCCCACGCAGCCAGACTCTTGCCCCACCGAGTCCCCCAGAAAAAGGGCCCCGAGAGAGACCCTTCCACTCTGTCCAACTACGAACACTTCAAGCCGACAAACACCACCGTCTGCCTCAAGGTCGACTGGACGGACCAGAAGCTCGCAGGATCGGTCACCTACGACCTGACGGTGGAAAACAGCCCCAAAAACCTCGTTCTGGACACCTCCTACCTCGACATCCAGGAGGTCCAAGTCAACGGACACAAAGCCGACTTCTCCATCGGTGAGCGACACAACATTTTTGGATCACCCTTGACCATCACTTTGCCCCCCAACTCTGGCGACAAGCTCCAGGTCAAGATCGCTtactccaccaccccctcCTGCACTGCTCTCCAATGGCTGACTCCCGAACAGACTGCCGGAAAGAAGGCGCCTtacttcttctcccagTGCCAGGCCATCCACGCCCGATCCGTCATGCCCGCCTTCGATACACCCTCCGTCAAGTCCACCTTCGATATCGAGATTGAGTCCGACCACCCCGTTGTCGCCTCTGGTCTGCCCATCAAGTCCAGTAACGACACCGGCAAGTTTGTGTTCCGGCAAAAGGTGCCTATCCCGGCCTACCTGTTTGCTCTGGCCGGAGGAGACCTCGATTCTGCCCCCATTGGCCCCAGATCCGACGTCTACTCCGAGCCCTGTGACCTCCACAAGTGCCAGTATGAGTTTGAGGCCGACACCGAAAAGTTCATCAACGCAGCAGAGAACATTGTCTTCCCCTACGAGTGGGAGAAGTACGAtgtgctggtgctgccTCCCTCGTTCCCATACGGAGGAATGGAAAACCCTAACATCACCTTTGCCACTCCTACCCTGGTTTCTGGAGACCGACAGAATGTTGATGTGATTGCACACGAACTGGCCCACTCGTGGAGTGGTAACCTGGTCACCAACTGCTCCTGGGAACATTTCTGGCTCAACGAGGGCTGGACCGTGTATCTTGAGCGACGAATCGTTGGTGCTCTAGAGggtgagcagcagcgacacTTCTCTGCCATCATCGGATGGAAcgctctggaggagagtgTCAAACTCATGTCCCGAGACCCCGTCCAGGAGTCGTACACCCAACTGGTCGTTGATCTCAAACCCAACGGGGGTGCTGACCCTGATGATGCCTTCTCCTCTGTGCCCTACGAGAAGGGATCCACAttcctcttctttttggagACCGAGATTGGCCAGGCCAAGTTCGATCCCTTTGTCAAGCACTACTTTAAGCACTTCCGATACAAGTCCCTGGATACCTACCAGTTCATTGATTGCCTGTTTGATTTCTATgccaacgacaaggaggtgacCGACAAGTTGAACGCCATTGACTGGGAGAAGACTCTGTTTGCCCCCGGACTCCCCAACAAGCCCAAGTTCGATACTACTCTGGCTGATGAGTGTTACAGCCTTGCTTCCCGATGGAAGGACGCCTCCGATGCCTCTGCCTTCTCTGCCAAGGACATTGCCTCTTTCAACTCCTCTCAGATGGTGGTCTTCCTCATCACTCTGAGCGAGTACGAGGGCAAGGACGGATTCTCCTGggccaacaagaaggaacTCATTTCCAATATGGGCGACATTTACTCGCTGgccaactcctccaaccccgAGGTGATTGCCAAGTGGTACTCCATTGCCATCCTGGCCAAGGTGGAGTCCGAGTACCCCAAGCTGGCCGACTGGCTGGCCACCGTGGGTCGAATGAAGTTTGTTCGACCCGGCTACCGAGCTCTCAACTCGGTTGACCCCAAGCTCGCCAAGGAGACCttcgagaagaacaaggactTCTACCATCCCATTTGCCGGGACATGGTTTCCAAGGATCTCCAGTAG